A single genomic interval of Terriglobus albidus harbors:
- a CDS encoding DUF4260 domain-containing protein, translating into MLTRPRVLLHLEGAAVFAVALFFYQQIHASWLLFGLLFLAPDLSMIGFAAGARAGAAAYNLVHTEVFPVLLGIAAASMHHSRALAIALIWISHIGFDRLLGYGLKYPTHFKDTHLQRL; encoded by the coding sequence ATGCTGACGCGTCCACGGGTTCTGTTGCATCTCGAAGGTGCGGCCGTCTTTGCGGTTGCCTTGTTCTTCTACCAACAGATCCATGCAAGCTGGCTGCTCTTCGGCCTGCTCTTCCTTGCACCGGACCTCTCCATGATCGGATTTGCAGCAGGGGCACGCGCAGGTGCGGCGGCGTACAACCTGGTACATACGGAAGTGTTTCCCGTGCTGCTTGGTATCGCGGCTGCCAGCATGCATCATTCGCGCGCACTGGCAATTGCATTGATCTGGATTAGCCACATCGGCTTTGATCGGCTATTGGGTTACGGTCTGAAGTATCCCACGCACTTCAAGGACACGCATCTGCAGCGTCTGTAG
- the ftsH gene encoding ATP-dependent zinc metalloprotease FtsH, translating into MNSTVKTVLIWVFMITCLVILWQFVVKGTGIGHDTTISLSQLLNDAEQGKISDVVVNGTEVTGHYRDNKDQFHTTIPANYPDMYKSLRDHGVAITVKDQQSNAWLGLLIQIAPFALILSLWFFLLRQMQSGGNKALSFGKSRARLLSMQQKKVTFKDVAGVDEAKEELKEIIEFLREAQKFQRLGGRIPKGVLLVGPPGTGKTLLARAVAGEANVPFFSISGSDFVEMFVGVGASRVRDLFEQGKKNAPCIIFIDEIDAVGRHRGAGLGGGHDEREQTLNQLLVEMDGFESNDGVILVAATNRPDVLDPALLRPGRFDRRVIVGRPDVRGREEVLRVHSKKVPLAEDVDLNILARGTPGFSGADLANMVNEAALIAARNNRKAVHMYDFEVAKDKVLMGAERKSMLLTDEEKKVTAYHEAGHALVAAMREHADPLHKVTIIPRGMALGVTMQIPEEDKHTVTKDYLETQLAILMGGRCAEEIFLKKMTTGAGNDIERSSDLARRMVCEYGMSKLGPLTFGKKEEQIFLGREIAQHRDFSDDTAKQIDGEVRNFVDAGYKAAYSILENNQDIMHRMAQALLERETIDAQEIRLIIEGKDLPPSKSALAHADSNTADTQKVLKPESGRAPGFGDSRPSPA; encoded by the coding sequence TTGAATTCAACTGTTAAAACCGTCCTGATCTGGGTATTCATGATCACCTGCCTCGTGATTCTTTGGCAGTTCGTGGTCAAGGGAACAGGCATCGGGCATGACACAACCATCTCCCTGAGTCAGTTGTTGAACGATGCCGAGCAAGGCAAGATCTCTGACGTAGTGGTCAACGGCACGGAAGTGACCGGACATTACCGAGACAACAAGGACCAGTTCCATACCACCATTCCGGCCAACTATCCGGACATGTACAAGTCGCTGCGTGATCACGGTGTCGCCATCACGGTGAAAGATCAGCAGTCGAATGCATGGCTTGGCCTGTTGATCCAGATCGCTCCCTTCGCGCTGATTCTGAGTTTGTGGTTCTTCCTCCTGCGCCAGATGCAGTCCGGCGGCAACAAGGCCCTCAGCTTTGGCAAGAGCCGCGCCCGTCTGCTGAGCATGCAGCAGAAGAAGGTGACGTTCAAGGACGTTGCCGGCGTGGACGAGGCCAAGGAAGAGCTGAAGGAGATCATCGAATTCCTGCGCGAGGCGCAGAAGTTCCAGCGCCTGGGAGGCCGTATCCCCAAGGGCGTGCTCCTCGTCGGACCTCCGGGAACCGGTAAGACCCTGCTGGCGCGCGCAGTCGCCGGCGAGGCAAATGTTCCGTTCTTCTCGATCTCCGGTTCGGACTTCGTTGAGATGTTCGTCGGTGTGGGCGCCAGCCGCGTCCGCGACCTCTTCGAGCAGGGCAAGAAGAATGCTCCCTGCATCATCTTCATCGACGAAATCGACGCTGTCGGCCGTCACCGTGGCGCAGGCCTGGGCGGCGGACACGATGAGCGTGAGCAGACCCTGAACCAGCTTCTCGTTGAGATGGACGGCTTTGAGTCCAACGACGGCGTGATCCTGGTGGCTGCCACCAACCGTCCTGATGTTCTTGATCCGGCGCTTCTGCGTCCCGGCCGTTTCGACCGCCGCGTGATCGTGGGCCGTCCGGATGTCCGTGGCCGCGAGGAAGTGCTCCGCGTTCACTCCAAGAAGGTGCCTCTCGCCGAGGATGTCGATCTGAACATCCTGGCTCGTGGAACACCGGGCTTCTCCGGCGCCGACCTGGCCAATATGGTCAATGAGGCTGCCCTGATCGCCGCCCGCAACAACCGCAAGGCCGTACACATGTACGACTTTGAAGTTGCCAAGGACAAGGTCCTGATGGGCGCCGAGCGCAAGTCGATGCTGCTGACCGACGAAGAGAAGAAGGTCACGGCCTACCACGAAGCCGGCCATGCCCTGGTTGCCGCCATGCGCGAGCATGCTGACCCGCTGCACAAGGTCACCATCATCCCGCGCGGTATGGCTCTGGGTGTGACCATGCAGATTCCTGAGGAAGACAAGCACACCGTGACCAAGGACTACCTGGAGACGCAGCTTGCCATCCTGATGGGCGGCCGCTGCGCCGAGGAGATCTTCCTCAAGAAGATGACCACCGGCGCCGGCAACGACATCGAGCGTTCCTCGGATCTGGCCCGCCGCATGGTCTGCGAGTACGGTATGTCGAAGCTCGGTCCGCTGACCTTCGGCAAAAAGGAAGAGCAGATCTTCCTCGGCCGTGAGATCGCGCAGCACCGCGATTTCTCTGACGATACGGCTAAGCAGATCGACGGTGAGGTTCGTAACTTCGTCGATGCGGGCTACAAGGCGGCGTACTCGATCCTGGAGAACAACCAGGACATCATGCACCGCATGGCGCAGGCCCTGCTGGAGCGTGAGACGATCGACGCACAGGAGATCCGCCTCATCATCGAGGGCAAGGATCTGCCTCCGTCGAAGTCGGCCCTGGCCCACGCGGACTCGAACACTGCGGATACGCAGAAGGTCCTGAAGCCTGAGAGCGGTCGCGCTCCTGGCTTTGGCGACAGCCGTCCGAGCCCCGCATAA
- the tilS gene encoding tRNA lysidine(34) synthetase TilS has protein sequence MAEGALNLNGSLFRVGDRVAVGVSGGADSVALLLALADRRADLGIGLSAVHVEHGIRGAEGEADAAFVQQLCEHLDIPVTVERVDVPARVEREKESIEEAARTLRYQIFAQLDVDAVATAHTQDDQAETVLMKLLRGAWTEGLGAISPVVTGKPKIIRPMLSVSRTEVEAFLRTRGQEWRDDSTNRSLELTRNRVRHELMPLLRQFNPQITPALAQVADLARAEEEFWTGEMARLLPGLVLPGTPVRGGGRSSETAPGARAVAMEIERLRPLSLAARRRVLRGAAAGLGCRLSFVETAKLLAMCGLPGEGWTPDPTVSPKPGAQLHLPGGLRARRTARELQLSRI, from the coding sequence ATGGCTGAAGGTGCACTGAATTTGAACGGCAGTCTTTTCCGGGTGGGCGACCGCGTCGCCGTCGGTGTCTCGGGCGGTGCAGACTCGGTGGCGCTGCTGCTTGCCCTGGCCGACCGGAGAGCTGATTTGGGGATCGGACTCAGCGCTGTGCACGTGGAGCATGGCATCCGCGGAGCGGAGGGAGAGGCCGACGCCGCTTTTGTGCAGCAGCTCTGTGAGCATCTGGATATTCCCGTGACCGTGGAGCGGGTCGATGTTCCGGCACGGGTGGAGCGGGAAAAAGAGTCGATCGAAGAGGCTGCCCGCACCCTGCGGTACCAGATCTTTGCCCAGCTGGATGTCGATGCCGTCGCTACCGCCCATACGCAGGACGACCAGGCGGAGACGGTGCTGATGAAGCTGCTGCGCGGCGCCTGGACGGAGGGGCTGGGAGCCATTTCGCCGGTGGTCACGGGCAAACCGAAGATAATCCGCCCCATGTTGAGTGTTTCCCGGACGGAGGTAGAGGCGTTTTTACGGACGCGCGGCCAGGAGTGGAGAGATGATTCGACGAACCGGTCCCTCGAGCTGACCCGTAACCGGGTCCGGCACGAGCTGATGCCGCTACTGCGGCAGTTCAATCCACAGATCACGCCGGCCTTGGCCCAGGTGGCCGATCTGGCACGCGCCGAAGAGGAGTTCTGGACCGGGGAGATGGCGAGGCTGCTGCCGGGGCTGGTGCTGCCCGGAACGCCGGTCCGGGGCGGGGGGCGTAGCTCGGAGACTGCTCCCGGAGCCAGGGCGGTCGCCATGGAGATTGAACGGCTGCGGCCGCTCTCGCTGGCGGCGCGGCGGAGGGTGCTGCGGGGGGCGGCTGCCGGATTGGGATGCCGGCTCAGCTTCGTGGAGACGGCAAAGCTGCTGGCGATGTGCGGTCTGCCGGGGGAAGGGTGGACTCCGGATCCGACCGTCTCGCCAAAGCCGGGGGCTCAGCTTCACCTGCCGGGAGGCTTACGAGCCCGCAGAACCGCCCGGGAGCTGCAACTGTCCCGGATCTGA
- a CDS encoding GNAT family N-acetyltransferase, with amino-acid sequence MFHTRPATLADSALIAEHRQRMFADSGQGDDAVRATVRANFEPWVRPRLESGEYTGWIVELDGRPIAGAGIWWMQWPPHFLDPVPLRPYLLNVFVDPAHRGHGLARKLVELAIEAARSRGCRILSLHASRMGKPIYEKMGFSGTTEMMLHL; translated from the coding sequence ATGTTCCATACACGTCCCGCCACGCTAGCCGACTCCGCCCTGATCGCCGAACATCGCCAGCGGATGTTCGCCGACTCCGGCCAGGGAGACGACGCCGTCCGTGCCACCGTGCGCGCGAACTTCGAGCCCTGGGTACGGCCGCGGCTCGAGTCCGGCGAGTACACCGGATGGATCGTCGAGCTCGATGGGCGTCCCATCGCCGGCGCGGGAATCTGGTGGATGCAGTGGCCCCCGCACTTTCTGGACCCGGTGCCGCTGCGGCCCTACCTGCTCAATGTCTTCGTGGACCCGGCGCATCGCGGCCATGGTCTGGCGCGGAAACTGGTCGAGCTCGCCATTGAAGCTGCACGGAGCCGCGGCTGTCGCATACTCTCGCTCCACGCCTCACGGATGGGAAAGCCCATCTACGAAAAGATGGGCTTCAGCGGAACAACAGAGATGATGCTGCACCTGTAA
- the ispD gene encoding 2-C-methyl-D-erythritol 4-phosphate cytidylyltransferase, with translation MRVFVILPAAGIGTRMAAAGAASPKQFLELGGQPILIHSLKAFAGVAAVTEILVAVRPQEMKRVHQQVAAAGLNGRVRVVEGGENRQGSVANALAALDCADDDIVLVHDAVRPLIDGHTIERTIVAIQKHGAAIVGVPAIDTIKQVERTADGAIITGTIPRELIVQAQTPQGATAARLRRAFAEANADGFSGTDEASVLERAGMEVAVVAGSPRNFKITQPGDLELAEFYLKH, from the coding sequence ATGCGAGTCTTTGTCATTCTTCCAGCGGCCGGAATCGGCACGCGCATGGCGGCGGCAGGAGCTGCCAGTCCCAAACAATTTCTGGAGCTGGGCGGCCAGCCCATCCTGATCCATAGCCTGAAGGCCTTCGCCGGAGTCGCGGCAGTCACTGAGATCCTGGTCGCGGTGCGGCCGCAGGAGATGAAGCGTGTCCATCAGCAAGTTGCGGCTGCGGGCCTCAACGGCCGGGTGCGAGTGGTGGAAGGCGGAGAAAATCGCCAGGGATCGGTCGCCAATGCCTTGGCTGCGCTGGATTGTGCTGATGATGACATTGTGCTGGTGCACGACGCGGTGCGTCCGCTGATCGACGGACACACCATCGAACGCACGATTGTGGCGATTCAAAAGCATGGAGCGGCCATCGTTGGTGTGCCGGCGATCGATACCATCAAACAGGTGGAGCGTACCGCGGACGGAGCAATTATTACCGGCACCATTCCGCGTGAGCTGATTGTGCAGGCACAGACACCGCAGGGAGCCACTGCCGCCCGGTTGCGGAGGGCCTTTGCGGAGGCCAATGCGGATGGCTTCAGCGGGACGGATGAGGCGAGCGTGCTGGAGCGTGCCGGGATGGAGGTCGCTGTGGTGGCAGGATCACCACGGAATTTCAAGATCACCCAGCCTGGGGATCTGGAGCTGGCGGAGTTTTATTTGAAGCACTAG
- the ispF gene encoding 2-C-methyl-D-erythritol 2,4-cyclodiphosphate synthase, which yields MRIGYGFDSHAFKPGVPLIIGGLPIDYPEGLAGHSDGDVLLHAITDALLGAVSAGDIGTFFPPSDPRWKGAASDIFLRTALEEVATAGYRIVNIDTVLVLAKPKIVPIAGDMRARVAELLGVSPRDVGIKAKTPEGLNQDGVAVAHATVLLEEIKTPEGKLAIAVEDDVDAAVKNLVDGIEVHDTRALGRKPAFDTDDLT from the coding sequence ATGCGAATTGGTTACGGCTTCGATTCTCACGCCTTTAAACCCGGCGTTCCCCTTATCATCGGCGGTCTGCCGATTGACTATCCGGAAGGCCTGGCCGGGCACTCGGATGGTGATGTACTCTTGCACGCCATCACGGACGCCCTGCTTGGAGCTGTCTCCGCCGGAGATATCGGCACCTTCTTCCCTCCGAGCGATCCGCGCTGGAAAGGCGCGGCTTCAGACATCTTTCTGCGCACCGCACTGGAGGAGGTGGCCACTGCCGGCTACCGCATCGTGAATATCGATACCGTGCTGGTGCTGGCCAAGCCGAAGATCGTTCCCATCGCCGGCGACATGCGCGCCCGCGTCGCCGAACTGCTCGGCGTCTCGCCGCGTGACGTCGGCATCAAGGCCAAGACTCCCGAAGGCCTGAACCAGGACGGAGTCGCCGTGGCCCACGCGACCGTTCTGCTGGAAGAGATCAAGACCCCCGAAGGCAAACTGGCCATCGCTGTGGAAGACGATGTGGACGCCGCGGTGAAGAACCTGGTGGACGGCATCGAAGTCCACGACACCCGCGCCCTGGGCCGCAAGCCGGCCTTCGATACCGACGATCTGACCTAG
- the gltX gene encoding glutamate--tRNA ligase has product MTDSARPTRVRIAPSPTGDPHVGTAYIGLLNYIFARQRGGQFILRIEDTDRTRFVPTSEQMIFDSLRWLGLDWNEGPDVGGPYGPYRQSERTEIYREHVQTLLNNGTAYRCFCTPEELETKRKAQMAAKVAPKYDRTCKYLPKETVEENIAAGKPFTIRMAVPEDGSTTFRDELRGEIVIDHNNVDDQVLLKSDGFPTYHLANVVDDHLMQITDVIRAEEWISSTPKHVLLYASFGWERPKFWHMPLLRNIDKSKISKRKNPVSLIYYRESGFLPQAVINFLGLMGGGMPTLNPIEAANAGSTKEIDIFSVAQMVEKFEFQRISLGGPVFDLVKLKWLNGEYLRALPQEEFVAALKQTILSDSYIRAIAPLVQTRLETLGQWGDLTDFFFRDNVAPPVDVWVPKKRTPEETLAFAAEMLTSLEGTDWTTEALDAALRALLTAKEWSVKEAFMLLRAILTGSAQSPPLLESLVVFGKARSIDRIRRFIDNQKKAAANTKK; this is encoded by the coding sequence ATGACTGATTCCGCCCGCCCTACTCGCGTCCGTATTGCACCTTCGCCCACCGGCGATCCCCACGTCGGCACCGCCTACATTGGCCTGTTGAACTACATCTTTGCCCGCCAGCGCGGGGGACAGTTCATCCTGCGCATTGAAGACACGGACCGCACCCGTTTTGTCCCCACCTCCGAGCAGATGATCTTCGATTCGCTGCGCTGGCTGGGTCTGGACTGGAACGAGGGTCCGGATGTCGGCGGCCCCTACGGCCCCTACCGCCAGTCCGAGCGCACCGAGATCTATCGCGAGCATGTGCAGACGCTGCTCAACAACGGCACCGCCTACCGCTGCTTCTGCACTCCCGAGGAGCTCGAAACCAAGCGCAAGGCGCAGATGGCCGCCAAGGTTGCACCCAAGTACGACCGCACCTGCAAGTACCTGCCGAAGGAGACCGTCGAGGAGAACATCGCCGCCGGTAAGCCCTTCACTATCCGCATGGCTGTGCCGGAAGACGGTTCCACCACCTTCCGCGATGAGCTGCGCGGCGAGATCGTCATCGACCACAACAACGTCGATGACCAGGTCCTGTTGAAGTCTGATGGTTTCCCCACTTACCACCTGGCGAACGTCGTTGACGACCACCTGATGCAGATCACCGACGTCATCCGCGCCGAGGAGTGGATCAGCTCCACGCCGAAGCATGTGCTGCTCTATGCCTCCTTCGGCTGGGAACGGCCGAAGTTCTGGCACATGCCGCTGCTGCGCAATATCGACAAGTCGAAGATCTCCAAGCGTAAGAACCCGGTCTCACTGATCTACTATCGCGAGTCCGGCTTCCTGCCGCAGGCCGTGATCAACTTCCTGGGCCTGATGGGCGGCGGTATGCCGACCCTCAACCCAATCGAAGCCGCCAATGCCGGAAGCACCAAGGAAATCGATATCTTCTCGGTGGCGCAGATGGTGGAGAAGTTCGAGTTCCAGCGCATCTCGCTCGGCGGCCCCGTCTTTGATCTGGTGAAACTGAAGTGGCTGAATGGCGAATACCTCCGCGCCCTTCCGCAGGAGGAGTTCGTCGCCGCGCTCAAGCAGACCATCCTCTCCGACAGCTACATCCGCGCGATTGCGCCGCTGGTGCAGACGCGCCTGGAGACGCTGGGACAGTGGGGCGACCTCACCGACTTCTTCTTCCGTGACAACGTGGCTCCTCCCGTCGACGTATGGGTTCCGAAGAAGCGTACGCCGGAAGAAACTCTGGCCTTCGCCGCAGAGATGCTCACCTCGCTGGAAGGAACGGACTGGACAACGGAAGCCCTCGATGCGGCACTGCGTGCCCTGCTGACAGCCAAGGAATGGTCGGTCAAGGAAGCTTTCATGCTGCTGCGCGCCATCCTCACCGGCAGCGCACAGTCGCCGCCGCTGCTGGAGTCGCTGGTGGTCTTCGGCAAAGCCCGCAGCATCGACCGCATCCGGCGCTTCATCGATAACCAGAAGAAGGCAGCCGCCAATACAAAGAAATAA
- a CDS encoding protein-disulfide reductase DsbD N-terminal domain-containing protein — MKRLLNLLVVPVFAAGLASAQVNGPVPKSFVTYAAEPASIAAKKAAVVELHFKVLDGYHMNSHTPKSELLIPTVLKLEPATGVKLGAIDYPAGHEYSFSFNPQEKLDVYTGDVTLKTHLTAAAAGTYTVKGVLSYQACDNAACYPPKKLPVEIEVTAK, encoded by the coding sequence ATGAAGCGTCTACTGAACCTGCTGGTTGTGCCTGTATTCGCTGCCGGACTCGCGTCCGCACAGGTGAACGGCCCTGTGCCGAAGAGCTTTGTGACCTACGCGGCGGAGCCCGCTTCGATTGCTGCGAAGAAGGCTGCGGTGGTGGAGCTGCACTTCAAGGTGCTCGACGGCTATCACATGAACTCGCATACGCCGAAGAGTGAACTCCTGATTCCTACGGTGCTGAAGCTGGAGCCGGCCACCGGCGTGAAGCTTGGCGCGATCGACTATCCGGCGGGTCATGAGTACAGCTTCTCGTTCAATCCGCAGGAGAAGCTGGATGTTTATACCGGCGACGTGACGTTGAAGACGCACCTCACCGCGGCAGCAGCGGGGACGTATACGGTGAAGGGCGTGCTCAGCTATCAGGCCTGCGATAACGCGGCCTGCTATCCGCCGAAGAAGCTTCCGGTGGAGATTGAAGTGACTGCGAAGTAG
- a CDS encoding TlpA disulfide reductase family protein, which translates to MKRNLAVLGVVALLVAALVWAGVQNLRARRLAAEKAKQVPELAMVKEGEAPPTPTVSADSFVGDLDLRGKPAPAFTLTTLDGKKVSLSDYKGKPVLVNFWATWCAPCKLEMPWFEELRKKYADQGFTILGISEDEDEPKEAIAKAANKLGVTYPILLTDHKADKAYGDFAILPMSFYVAGNGTIVEQSAGLGSKDDIETKIKKTIAATGAM; encoded by the coding sequence GTGAAGCGGAATCTGGCAGTACTCGGCGTCGTTGCGTTGCTGGTAGCGGCGCTGGTGTGGGCGGGGGTGCAGAACCTGCGCGCACGCCGTCTGGCGGCAGAGAAGGCAAAGCAAGTGCCCGAGCTTGCCATGGTGAAAGAGGGAGAGGCGCCTCCCACACCGACTGTGAGCGCAGACAGCTTCGTGGGAGATCTGGATCTGCGGGGTAAACCTGCGCCGGCCTTCACGCTGACCACGCTCGATGGCAAGAAGGTCTCGCTCAGCGATTACAAGGGCAAGCCGGTCCTGGTGAACTTCTGGGCTACCTGGTGCGCTCCCTGCAAGCTGGAGATGCCCTGGTTCGAAGAGCTCCGCAAGAAGTATGCCGATCAGGGATTCACCATTCTTGGCATCTCTGAAGATGAGGATGAGCCGAAGGAAGCGATCGCCAAGGCTGCCAACAAGCTGGGCGTGACCTATCCCATCCTGCTGACCGACCACAAAGCGGATAAGGCTTATGGCGACTTCGCGATTCTGCCCATGAGCTTTTACGTCGCCGGCAACGGCACCATCGTCGAGCAGTCGGCCGGGCTGGGAAGCAAGGACGACATCGAAACCAAGATCAAAAAGACCATTGCTGCAACGGGAGCTATGTAA
- a CDS encoding KpsF/GutQ family sugar-phosphate isomerase, with amino-acid sequence METANSITPSDLVRIEAAALESLAARLDGSMHDAFHDAAQRLAACANNRQRVVVTGMGKSGLIAQKIAATLNSTGTPAQFLHPAEAIHGDLGMLTRGDLVLALSYSGQTEEILRLLELLKRLGDALITMTGEPQSTLAQASDVVLDCSVSREACTLNLAPTASTTVMLALGDALAIEVARQRGFRSEDFAQLHPGGKLGKRLRLVSQLMHAGDTIPVVAPSTPMPEVIHEMSRKRLGITTVAEDGRLLGIISDGDLRRLLEREQAQALSRTAAEVMNTTPQTIAPDALASSALAVMEERKITSLVVVTKDSHLQGVLHLHDLWGLELV; translated from the coding sequence ATGGAAACCGCAAACAGCATCACCCCCTCCGACCTGGTGCGCATTGAAGCCGCTGCCCTGGAGAGCCTGGCTGCGCGCCTGGACGGCTCCATGCACGATGCCTTTCACGACGCCGCCCAGCGGCTGGCCGCCTGTGCCAACAATCGTCAACGCGTCGTCGTTACCGGCATGGGTAAGAGCGGACTCATCGCGCAGAAGATCGCCGCAACCCTGAACTCCACCGGCACCCCGGCACAGTTTCTGCATCCCGCGGAGGCTATCCACGGAGACCTCGGCATGCTTACCCGCGGAGACCTGGTGCTGGCGCTCTCCTACTCCGGCCAGACCGAAGAGATTCTGCGCCTGCTGGAGCTGCTGAAGCGGCTGGGCGATGCCCTCATCACCATGACGGGCGAGCCGCAATCGACGCTCGCCCAGGCAAGCGATGTTGTTCTGGACTGCTCTGTCTCACGCGAGGCCTGCACACTGAACCTGGCGCCTACAGCCTCCACCACCGTGATGCTCGCCCTTGGAGATGCGCTTGCCATCGAGGTAGCGCGCCAACGTGGATTCCGCAGCGAAGACTTCGCCCAGCTTCATCCCGGCGGCAAGCTGGGTAAACGGCTGCGGCTGGTCTCGCAGCTCATGCATGCGGGCGACACGATCCCGGTCGTCGCTCCCTCCACCCCCATGCCGGAGGTCATCCACGAGATGAGCCGTAAGCGGCTGGGCATCACCACCGTGGCGGAAGACGGCAGGCTGCTCGGCATTATCTCGGACGGCGACCTCCGCCGCTTGCTGGAACGCGAGCAGGCGCAGGCACTCTCCCGCACGGCCGCAGAGGTAATGAACACGACGCCCCAGACCATCGCTCCCGATGCCCTAGCGTCGTCCGCCCTGGCTGTGATGGAAGAACGAAAGATTACCTCGCTGGTGGTTGTCACCAAAGACAGCCACCTGCAGGGAGTTCTACACCTTCACGACCTCTGGGGCCTGGAACTGGTTTAG
- a CDS encoding Crp/Fnr family transcriptional regulator, translating into MNGLETTGTMNQRPLNWILLQLPEATYAALQRHFTQVDLQVGMTLAEPEKPTEFVYFPLSGFVSLSVLTESGDSVEVATIGHESLINVGPLIDQPVGPHLATVRGEGSALRIRSAVMREEVRRDPALLHAVHQAAYLKMVQMGQNVVCNRIHSVEQRLARWLLTASDRMQSNSLRLTQEYLSQMLGARRSTVTIAAGDLQRAGLMEYTRGKIRIKDRAELEKAACECYHTLRTTTERFRPAALKKA; encoded by the coding sequence ATGAATGGACTGGAAACGACGGGGACCATGAATCAACGGCCCCTGAACTGGATTTTGCTGCAACTCCCGGAAGCCACCTATGCCGCACTGCAACGGCATTTCACGCAAGTGGATTTACAGGTGGGTATGACACTTGCAGAACCGGAGAAGCCGACGGAATTTGTGTATTTTCCGTTGAGCGGATTCGTCTCACTGAGCGTGCTTACTGAGTCGGGCGATTCGGTCGAGGTGGCTACGATCGGCCACGAAAGCCTGATCAATGTCGGTCCGCTGATCGATCAGCCTGTTGGGCCCCACCTGGCTACTGTCCGGGGCGAGGGTTCGGCTCTGCGTATCCGTTCCGCTGTGATGCGGGAGGAGGTGCGCCGGGATCCGGCTCTTCTCCATGCCGTCCATCAGGCGGCATACCTCAAGATGGTGCAGATGGGCCAGAACGTGGTCTGCAACCGCATCCACTCCGTCGAGCAACGCCTGGCGCGCTGGCTGCTGACAGCGTCTGACCGCATGCAGTCGAATTCGCTGCGGCTGACGCAGGAGTATCTGTCGCAGATGCTGGGTGCGCGCCGATCGACCGTGACGATTGCGGCGGGCGATCTGCAACGCGCCGGACTGATGGAGTACACCCGCGGCAAGATCCGCATCAAGGACCGCGCTGAGCTGGAGAAGGCTGCCTGCGAGTGCTATCACACGCTCCGTACGACGACGGAACGGTTTAGGCCGGCGGCTCTGAAGAAGGCTTAG
- a CDS encoding STAS domain-containing protein: MPPVPLKIDTAPGALEGILIMRLSGSLTLGDLPKLQAAAKASTEPLVVLDISGVPYVDSAGLGAIMNFHLAAQKQGRRLAVAAPQQRIAALMELTKVNTVLKVFPTVADAESTL, encoded by the coding sequence ATGCCGCCTGTGCCGCTGAAGATTGATACTGCTCCTGGTGCGTTGGAGGGAATCCTCATCATGCGTCTCTCCGGTTCGCTGACGCTGGGCGATCTGCCCAAACTGCAGGCCGCGGCAAAGGCGTCCACGGAGCCCCTGGTCGTTCTGGATATCTCTGGGGTACCGTACGTCGATTCGGCCGGGCTCGGCGCCATCATGAACTTCCATCTGGCAGCCCAGAAACAGGGGCGAAGGCTGGCTGTCGCGGCTCCGCAACAGCGAATCGCCGCGCTGATGGAGCTCACCAAGGTGAATACGGTGTTGAAGGTGTTTCCCACTGTCGCCGACGCCGAATCGACTCTGTAG